The Pediococcus inopinatus region AAACTCATTTTCTGTGATCATTCGACAATGCGTTCGTGGATATGATATATAGCCATCTTCAACACCTTGGACATCATATAGACTTTGTACTATTTTTAAAGTTTGTTTAGCCGAATATCCCCAACGATTGGCGGCCACCTTACTGATTTGTGCTAAAGCCATTAGTTTTGGTGCTGATTTATGTTGGTCCTTTTTTTCTTCAAAACTCTTGACCAATGAATTAGCAGATAGACTGCTTAAAGCCTTTTGGGCTTCATCAAATGATTTAAATTTCTGTTCACTGTTTTGATAGACAATACCATTATTGTCAGTAAGCTCCAATTCATAGAATTTATGTTTCTTAAAATTTTTAATCAACGTATCATTGTTAACAATATAAGCAACAGTTGCCGTTTGTGCTCGGCCAACAGGATATCCACCCTTTATGTCGAATCCATGAGTCTGCAATTGAATGGTAGTCAAACGACTCATAGTCATACCAACTAACCAATCTGATTTCTGTCGTGCCCGAGCTTCGTAATAATAATTTTTGGTTTCAGAAGCATTCCTTAATTTTTGAAAAGCATCATTGATACCCTTTTTCGTCAAAGAATTAATCCACAATCTTTTGATAATTTTAGAAGTACCATTTGGAATATGGCTTAAAATTGAATAGGCAATATTTTCGCCTTCACGATCTGCATCTGTCCCAATAATCACTCCATCAGCTTTTTCAACTTCTTGTTTGATCGTCTTGAATGCACGTGCTTTTTTTGTGTCCAAATGCCAGACAAATTCTTGAGGGATAATTGGTAAATCTGCCATATTCCATTGTTTCCATTTTTGATTGTAAGTTTCTGGTTCATTCAATTCGAACAAGTGTCCCAGCGCATTCACAATATGGATCTCGCCAAGTTGTGAATCATTGACTATCCATACTCCTTTTTGTTTCTTAGCGTTCTCAAAACTTCGTGCATATTTCTCCGCTTGATCTGGTTTTTCAGCCAATAAAACTTTCATTTCACCACACACTTTCTATATTTTATTTTTCATAATTTCAAAATATACAAAAGCAATTAGCTGGCAAAGATATAGAAAAAGGACACCGACCAACTGATCGGTGTCCTTTATTTCTTATATTATAACTAATTCTTTAATTACCGTATTGGTCCTCTATGGTGTTTTAATCCAATAAAATTATCCAACGACCTGTTCTCACCATTTGGTACAATTGGCGTCATTGACTTTTCCACCGCATGTTGCATCTCCTGACGATCATCATGAACAGCCGCCGACAAATACATCTGGTACGCTTTTCTATCTTTGCCCAGATGTAATCTATATCCCTTCTGTTGAGACAACAACTGCATAAAGATTCTTTGGCTCCTACCGTTACCCTCTCGAAAAGGATGTAATTCATTCAAATCAGATAATAGACCGCCCAAATCAACTGCCAAATAATGTTTATTCACATACTGCTTGTGATTAATATGCTTAATCATATTATTTAAAAAATTCATGCCCTCAGGAAAAGTTTCATACGGCTGGAAAGTGTGTCCATTTTTTTGCATATCATATGTGCGAAACTCTCCTGCCCAGTCATAAACATTTTCAAACAATTGTTTATGAATTTTTTTAAGATCATTCAAACTCTGTATTTCAGGATTATCTTTTAGAATCTTGATTCCTTGAAATTGTGCCTCTTGATACTCTAGCTCTTTTAAAATTTGTTTATCTTTAATGCCAAGTTTATTTCTTTTGGTTCCGTTGGAATATAAGGTGTCTGAAAAATTCATAGCTTCACCTTCGCTTACTTATTAAGATGCATTTTTTTTACCAAATACTGGAAGTGTTCTTCAGAAGACATGTGGGCATTATCACGTAAGTCTGTCACTTGATCTCTAGTAACGTTGCCACCCTCCCAAATACTACTAGTCAAAACGTTTCTAACGTCCCAATAGCTTTTGGCATCCGGAAATTTCACCCCTAAAATAGTCAAATCGTGTAAACTTGTTTCCAACATATCCTCATTATCTGTTAAATCAACCATCTTAGCTACGACCTCTTTGATATCATTATTCTTAATTTCAGCAATTGCTTGAATCTCTTCTAACGATACTTTACCTAATGCCTTTTTAGCTCGTGCTTGAAAAGTACTTGTTGGCATTCTCAACTTTTTGCTAACCTGTATCATTGGTACATTTTCCACTTTTAAATATTGCTGTAATGTATAATCCATAATATCACCTCTACAACTGTATTATACCACAATTTAGTTGTAAAATAGCCAAATATCGTTATAAAAACGTTAGAAAGCAAATCCAACATTAATAAAAACAACAGTTCTCTTATCGATAGATAGTTTGTTTACGCTCCAATGGTTGTGGCCGTTCGATGGTTCTTGGATGCTCATTGATCTGTACCTTTTGTGGTTTTTCCTGAAGTTTGGCAAACTCATCGATTGTTAATTGCTTTTTCCCATGATCACCGGCCACTAATTCTTCATTCCAATCTTTATGGCCATTCTTGGGGATATCAATAAACACGCGCAGATCTTTACTGTCATGTAGCCCCGCATCTGTCCATTTCTTGATGAATCGGCGCCCTGCTTTATCGTTATCAACAGCAAAATGCAGTTCTTTTAATAAATTACCGTTACTCTCAACTAAATCCTTGGTCATTGCCCCTACACCTTCAATTTTAGTGCTGGCTCCAGAAAGTGATGTGTAAGCAACATCTTGCCCTACTAAACCAATATCACGACGGAATAATTGATAGTAACTGATGGTATCGATCGGAGCTTCTGTAACTACCAATTTATCAGTGTTCTTTTTATCGCCTGATTTGAAGTTCCATCCAAAATCATGCTTGGAACCAGTTTGAATTAGCTTGATGTTATCATGTTTACCTTGATGGTTATTGTTCAGATTAGTACCCTGAATATCTGCTCCTACCAGCTTACCGGTATGGTCACGCCATAAAAAGGCTGCGTTATGAAAAATATATTCTTTACCTTCTTTATTGTACTTGCTAACCGTTTCAGTTAATTTTCCGGCCTGAATCAGTTTATTCAAAATTCCAGAATCCAAACGGCGCTTACCATGTAAATATTTCATCAAACGCGTAGTATCTGGTGATTTGACAAGTTCTTTTGGATCAAATTGACGATCCTTGGCTACGTCCAAACTGCGAATCTTTCCTACGCCACGTTCTTTACGAAATTGCTTTATCAGCTTTGTAGCTTCTCGCCGGTTCTTAGCTGGTGTAAAGGTCGAATCATTATATTCTTGCACAAAATCATACAAGTGGCCCCATGTACCTTTCGAATACCAATTGTAATACTCTTTACCTGGTCTTAATGCAATTTTAAGCGAGTCGTGTTCTACCGGCCACGCTTCGGTACGATCATGGTCATATTTAATTCCGGTATAATCCATAAAATCCAAAATTTCATTTGTATTTTTAGCTGTGATCAGCATCTTCCTTTCTTTTAAAGAAACCTTATCCATTTCTGGATAAGGCTTCTTAACTACTCATTATCGTTGAACTCCTGCATTTGATTGGTCTAAACCAACTCGGCTTACTCTGGGTGATCCAGATTTTTCAACTCCAACATTGGGTTGATTTTGCCGTTGCTTTCTTACATTCTCCGCACGTTCTTTTGCACGCTCCTGGTGTACGCCATCAATTTGCTTCTGAACACCACTGGTAACGACCCTTGATGACTTAAAAGCATCATTCATAAACTTAAACTGATCCTTCACATCCAACTTTGACGGATCAAAGTTCAACTTGTCATAATTGGGTTTAGTCGTTTTTTTCCAAAGCCCGAGTTGAATATTGGCGAAATAGTCAGCAGTTCGATTTTTAGCAACTTGTAAATCTTTTTTAGGATCTCCTGTTGCTTTAAAGCTTCGGTGATTACCGTCTTGGTTATAGAAAGCATCTTTAGCAGCTTTCTTCTCTTCATACGAATATCGTTTGTAATCACCAATCGTGGCAGTTGCCATCTTTGCGCGAGCCTTTTTATCAAAATCACTTAAGTCAAATACAGGTTCAACATGTTCAGTGAATTTATCATTTTCATCTTTGTGTGTGACGTTGACGGCACCAACCTGTTTTTTACCTTTGTAAGAGATATAGTTTTTTTCTAAGGCTGAACTGGTTATAATTTGTTTGCCACTTAATCCCTGTGCAGCTAACACATTTGCCTGACCCAAATCGTAATGCTGTTTGTCAGTCTGCGGGTAAGAACCGATCATTTGTGTGTAGTCTCGCAATTTATCAACACTGCTGAATGCCTGCTGCTGATTAGTCTTAGCCTGGGCATATGCTTCCTTTAAGTCTGTTGACGATTTGCTTGGTATTTGTTGATTCTGTTGCTGTTCTTCTAGCATTTTATCATCTCTTCCTTTCTGTCCCTTTAACGCACGCATATCGTTACCTGTTAGCTCCGGATAATCGTTAGCAAGGTGAATAAGCTGTTCTGTGTTAATGTCCTCATGACTAATTTGAACATTTTTAATTCTGTTATCCAGTTCAGTCTTCAAAGTATCAAGTAATTGTGGATCAGTTTGCCTTTCTATAGTCGTATCTAATGTTTGACGTAAATTCACAAATTCCGGACTACGAGGATCATAAGGGGCGTTAACCAGTAGTTCCACATATTTAGTAGC contains the following coding sequences:
- a CDS encoding Fic/DOC family protein; its protein translation is MNFSDTLYSNGTKRNKLGIKDKQILKELEYQEAQFQGIKILKDNPEIQSLNDLKKIHKQLFENVYDWAGEFRTYDMQKNGHTFQPYETFPEGMNFLNNMIKHINHKQYVNKHYLAVDLGGLLSDLNELHPFREGNGRSQRIFMQLLSQQKGYRLHLGKDRKAYQMYLSAAVHDDRQEMQHAVEKSMTPIVPNGENRSLDNFIGLKHHRGPIR
- a CDS encoding toprim domain-containing protein, which codes for MDKVSLKERKMLITAKNTNEILDFMDYTGIKYDHDRTEAWPVEHDSLKIALRPGKEYYNWYSKGTWGHLYDFVQEYNDSTFTPAKNRREATKLIKQFRKERGVGKIRSLDVAKDRQFDPKELVKSPDTTRLMKYLHGKRRLDSGILNKLIQAGKLTETVSKYNKEGKEYIFHNAAFLWRDHTGKLVGADIQGTNLNNNHQGKHDNIKLIQTGSKHDFGWNFKSGDKKNTDKLVVTEAPIDTISYYQLFRRDIGLVGQDVAYTSLSGASTKIEGVGAMTKDLVESNGNLLKELHFAVDNDKAGRRFIKKWTDAGLHDSKDLRVFIDIPKNGHKDWNEELVAGDHGKKQLTIDEFAKLQEKPQKVQINEHPRTIERPQPLERKQTIYR